The genomic stretch CCACGCGGTTAACGCGCTTGTTATCTATCTGCGAGATATGGAGAAGACCGTCCTGACCGGGAAGAACCTCAACGAATGCGCCAAAGTCCATTATCTTTACAACGTGACCTTTATAGTACTTACCGACCTCGGCTACCGCTGTGAGCTCTTTTACCATCTGCAGCGCTCTGAGGGCCGCTTCGGAATCGTTCGTCGCAATATGGACCATGCCGTCCTCATCTACATCTATCTTGACGCCGGTCTCCTCTGTAATGCCGCGGATGTTCTTGCCGCCGGGGCCTATCAGCGCGCCTATCTTGTCTGGCGATATCTTGTGGGCCATGATCCTTGGCGCCCACTTCGAGATATCCTCACGGGGAACGGGCAGGGCCTCAAGCATCTTGCCTAATATGTGCAACCTTCCTTCAAGCGCCTGTGAAAGCGCCTTAGAAAGGATCTCTTCGGTGATACCCGCTATCTTAATATCCATCTGGACAGATGTGATGCCGTTTTTTGTACCGGCAACCTTAAAGTCCATGTCTCCTAGGTGATCCTCATCGCCTAAGATGTCTGAAAGAATAACGAACTGGCCTTCTTCCTTGATAAGACCCATTGCGATACCTGCAACCGGGTTCTTAATGGGAACGCCTGCGTCCATAAGTGACAATGTTCCGCCGCAGACCGTGGCCATTGAAGATGAACCGTTGGATTCAAGTATCTCCGAGACCGTGCGCATCGTGTACGGGAAACTTTCCTCGGGCGGCAGCATCTGCATGAGCGCCCTTTCTGCCAGCGCACCGTGACCTATCTCGCGCCTTCCGGGTGAACGTAAGGGCTTAGTTTCTCCCACGGAATACGGGGGGAAATTGTAGTGGAGCATAAATCGTTTCTCATACTCTTCCATTATCCCGTCGATTATCTGTCTGTCATCGGCCGTTCCGAGCGTTGTAACAACGAGTGCCTGCGTTTCACCGCGCGTAAAGAGCGCGCTCCCGTGCGTACGGGGAAGAAGCCCCACCTGACAGGTGATGTTCCTCACCTCGTCCCACTTGCGTCCGTCTATCCTCTTCTTCTGGACAACTATCATGTGCCTGACGAGCTTATATTTCTCTTCTTCGAACATGGCCGAGACCTTGTCCTCTGTCCCGTCCTTGTCATCTTCCGGCACCAGCTCTTCAACAAGCTCTTTGTGGAGCTCGTCAATTGCCGCGTACCTTTCCATCTTTGTCTTTATGCAAACGGCGTTCTCTAATTTTCCCTTAAGGAACTTCTCGACCTTCGCTTGAAGTTCCTTGTCCACAACAGGCTTTTCGAACTTCATCTTTGGAACGCCGCACTTTTTGGCAAGTTCTTCCTGTATCTTAATGACGGGCTGAACCTCTTTGTGGGCGAACATTATAGCCTGGGCCAGGTCCTTTTCGCTTATCTCTTTTGCGCCGCCTTCTACCATCACCACCGCGTCCTTGTTTGCGGCAACTATAAGGTCTATATCCGACCTCTCCATCTGTTCCGGTGTCGGGTTGCAGACGAACTTTCCGTCAACGCGTCCTACACAGACACCCGCGATGGGCCCCATGAAGGGAGCGGGAGACAGAGAAAGAGCCGCGGATGCGCCTATCATCGCCAGGACATCGGTCTCGTTGTCGTGATCTGCCGATAGCACCGTGGCAACCACCTGCGTATCGTTCTTGAAACCTTCGGGGAACAGGGGCCTGATGGGCCTGTCTATGAACCTGCTTGTCAGGATCTCGCGTTCGGTCGGACGGCCTTCGCGTTTGAAAAATCCGCCCGGAATCTTTCCGGCCGCGAACGTCTTTTCGACATAATCGACAGTCAGGGGAAAATAATCCATCCCCTCCCTTGGCTTTTTCGATGCCGTTGCCGCAACGAGAACGATAGAGTCCCCGCAACGGACAGTTACAGCACCACCTGCCTGCTTGGCAAGAAGACCCGTTTCGATCGTAAGCGTGCGCCCGCCGAATTCTGTCTGTACAGAACTAACCATATTATCTTCTCCTTGCCACGCCGTAGCTCATTTGCGAAGGCGGGCTTTGTTGTTTGGCTTGGATACTTTAAGGAATTAAATCTCAAGGACTGATAACTTGCGAGGATAATTCACTGCGGGGGATTGCTTCGTCCGCTTTTGGCGGACTCGCAATGACATTGCTCTTGTAAATTATCAGTCAATCCTGCTTACTTCCTTATGCCAAGCTCGCCAATTATGCGCTGATACTTTTCAACGCTGTCATTTCTTAAATAATTAAGCAATCTGCGCCTGTGGCCGACCATCATAAGAAGGCCCCTGCGCGAGCTGTGATCCTTTTTGTGCGCGTTAAAGTGGTCTTTTAAAAGGTTGATCCTCTCTGTCAGGACGGCAACCTGCACTTCCGCTGAACCGGTATCTTTATCGTGGATCCGGAATTTGGTGATCAGTTCGTTCTTTTTTGTCTTTGCTAGTGTCATAAAAGTTGGCGGCCATGTAACATACGCTCTACATCTTGTAAAGTAGAAATTTCACTTAATTTCGTGGCCGCCTCTATTTTAAAACCGGAAGAGACCGTCCTTCTTAACGCAGAAATATGGGCAAATGTGCCTATTGCCTCCCCCATATCCCTTGCAAGCGCCCGAATATACGTACCTTTTGAACATTTCACCCTTACCGTAATGGAGGCATCTTCCACGCCCATTATTTCTATATTTTCGATATTCACTTCCCTTAAAGGGGCCTCGAACTTTTCTCCCCTCCTTGCCATTTTATAAAGGGTCCTTCCCTCCTTTTTGACCGCGGAGTAATCTGGAACCCTTTGTGTTATTTTTCCCAGGAACTTCGGAAGGACCTCTTTTATTCTCACTTCAAGGTCCTTTGGCACGTCCTTTGTTTCAACTATCACTCCCTTTGCGTCATCGGTATCTCTCTTCTCGCCGAACTTGATGGTGGCAATATATTCCTTGTCACCCCCTGTGAGCGTAGCCGAGAGCTTGGTGGCGCTTCCGATCAATATGGGGAGAACTCCGGTAGCCAGGGGATCGAGCGTGCCGGCATGGCCGACCCGCTTAACCTTGGTGATACGGCGGATGATGGCGACAATGTCGTGGGATGTATAGCCGGATGGTTTGTCGATTATAATGATGCCGTTCAAAATAAGTGCTTAAGTGCGTAAGTAAAAGCTTCTAACTTAAGGGCACCTCTAAAAACCCATTGGCGTGTCATTGCGAGGGAGCGTAGTGACCGAAGCAATCTCCATAAATCAAGTGTTTGCTTAGAGANNNNNNNNNNNNNNNNNNNNNNAGCACTTAGACACTTACGCACTTCATTAAATACTCTCTCTTTCACGCTTGCCAGATCGCCTTCCAGCGTGCAACCCGCGGCGTGGGCATGTCCGCCGCCATTGAACGCCGAGGCTATTTTTTGGACATCGACTGCATTCTTCGAGCGGAAGCTTGCTTTCCACTTCTCTTTGCTCCCGCCTTTGGCGGACTTGCTCGAGGCAGGTTCTTCCGGCTTCAACTGTCGGAAAAGCATGGCAACTTCCACTCCAAGGATAGAACGCGGATAATTGATGAATTCCTCGGCAACATCTTCGGAGGCGCATGAGTCGCTGAACATCTGCTGGGTCAGTACGACCCATGCCGTCTTATCTCTCATCTCGAAGGTCCCAAGTACCATTCTTAAAAGGTCTATCGCGCACGGAGAGTTCGATTCGTCCATCGCCATCGATATTGCCCAGGGACTGGCGCCGGCCTCGACCAGCTCGGATGCGTCCTTCAAAAGCGAAGCGGAGGTATTGGAATAACGGAAGGAACCGGAATCTACCACAAATGTACAGAAGATAAGGTTCGCGATCTCCTTTGTGACCTCAAGGCCCATCGCCTTGAACAATCTAAAAATGACCTCTCCAGTGGCCGCCGCATCCACATCGATACATACAATATCGCACTCGGACGAGTTCAGCTTGTGATGATCTATAAGTATCAATTTGCCGAGGCGTTCTCTGTCGATCTCGGCGGCATCGCCCCCGATGCGATCGCGCTGCGAACAGTCCACCATAAATGTGACATCGAACTTTTCGTCGGGACCTAGTTCGCTGACCACTTCTCCCGAATATGGAAGGAACTTGAGATTGTACGGGACAGGGTCGGCGTTGTACATCTTCACCTTCTTGCCGAGAGACTCAAGGCCCTTTGCCAGAGCTATCGTGGACCCTATACCGTCACCGTCGGGATGGGCATGGCTGGCCACTAAGAACCGGTCGCCCTGCTTTATCGCGTCTATTACTTGTTGATAAACTCCCATATTATGCAATGCGAAGTCAGAAGTCAGAGATCGGAAGTCTGATATCAGATTTCTGACCTCTGATTTCTGACCTCAGACCTCTGACTTCAGGTTTTTTAGTATCTCTTCTATTCTCTCGGCGTTCTCAACCCCTTCGTCCAGGAAAAAGTCTATCCTAGGCATGATCTTTAGCAAAAGCTCCTGACCTATCTTGTGTTTTAGTCCGGACCTTTTGGCCTCAAGCGCATGCTTGGCGGCTTCCTGTTTGTCCTTTCCGCCGTCCAGATAAAAATATATCCTGGCGATGGAAAGATCGTTGGTCATGGCGGCCCTGGTGATCTGGATCCCGATCAACCTTTCGTCGTCGGTATCTTCGTATATGAACGACGCCGCCACCTGATAGATCTGCTGGGCGATACGATCGGCCCTATTATATGGAAGATTTCGTGACATGTAACTTGTAACTTGTAACTTGTAACTAGGATATAAAATAACTAGTCACGAGTCACTAGTTACATCTTTTGGGCTACCTGCTCGATTATGAAAGCCTCGATGATATCGCCTTCTTTAATATCGTTATAACCGATAGATATACCGCATTCGTTGCCTTCGTTCACCTCACGCGCGTCGTCTTTGAAGCGCTTCAAGGAATCCATCTTGCCGGAATAGATCACAGCGTTGTCGCGCAGAAGTCTGACGCCCGCGTTACGGACTATCTTGCCGTCCTTGACGGAGCAGCCTGCAATAACGCCGAACTTGGAGATATTGAAGACCTGCCGCACCTCGGCGTGGCCCGTGATCTTTTCCACCTGCAGAGGCGTCAGCAAGCCTTCCATCGACATTCTGACCTCATCCATCAGCTCATAGATGATGGTGTAGCGTCTTATCTCAACGCCTTCGCGTTCGGCTATGGCCGCAACTCCGGCCTCGGGAACCACGTTGAAACCGATGATGATGGCGCCGCTGGCGGAGGCAAGCATAACGTCGCTTTCGGTCACAGCACCGACACCTGCATGGATTATAGATACCTTGACCTTCTCTGTAGAAAGTTTCGGAACAGATTCTTTGATGGCTTCTGCCGAACCGTTAACGTCGGCTTTAAGGACAAGCTTCAGATCTTTTAGCGAGCCTTCGGCCACCTGCTTGTGCAGGTCTTCGAGCGTTACGCGCGCCGTCTTTGAAAGCGCATCGAACCTCTGCTTCTGCTGGCGCTGTTCGCTTATCGTGCGGGCCGCCTTGTCATCCTCCACCTCTATCAGCTCATCGCCCGCCATCGGAACGCCGGTAAGCCCTATCAGCGAAACCGCCTCCGAAGGGCCGGCGCTCTCGACCTGTTCGCCGCGGGTATTGATCAGCGTCCTTACCTTTCCGCAGTGAAGACCAGAGATTATCGAAGCCCCCACTTTAAGGGTTCCTTCCTGAACAAGGATCGTTGCAACGGGGCCCAGACCTCTATCGAGCTTTGCCTCGATAATGGCCCCCTTTGCCGCAGTTCCAGAATCCGCCTTCAGCTCCATGACCTCTGACT from Deltaproteobacteria bacterium CG11_big_fil_rev_8_21_14_0_20_49_13 encodes the following:
- the truB gene encoding tRNA pseudouridine(55) synthase TruB; the encoded protein is MLNGIIIIDKPSGYTSHDIVAIIRRITKVKRVGHAGTLDPLATGVLPILIGSATKLSATLTGGDKEYIATIKFGEKRDTDDAKGVIVETKDVPKDLEVRIKEVLPKFLGKITQRVPDYSAVKKEGRTLYKMARRGEKFEAPLREVNIENIEIMGVEDASITVRVKCSKGTYIRALARDMGEAIGTFAHISALRRTVSSGFKIEAATKLSEISTLQDVERMLHGRQLL
- a CDS encoding DHH family phosphoesterase, with the protein product MGVYQQVIDAIKQGDRFLVASHAHPDGDGIGSTIALAKGLESLGKKVKMYNADPVPYNLKFLPYSGEVVSELGPDEKFDVTFMVDCSQRDRIGGDAAEIDRERLGKLILIDHHKLNSSECDIVCIDVDAAATGEVIFRLFKAMGLEVTKEIANLIFCTFVVDSGSFRYSNTSASLLKDASELVEAGASPWAISMAMDESNSPCAIDLLRMVLGTFEMRDKTAWVVLTQQMFSDSCASEDVAEEFINYPRSILGVEVAMLFRQLKPEEPASSKSAKGGSKEKWKASFRSKNAVDVQKIASAFNGGGHAHAAGCTLEGDLASVKERVFNEVRKCLSA
- the pnp gene encoding polyribonucleotide nucleotidyltransferase, which translates into the protein MVSSVQTEFGGRTLTIETGLLAKQAGGAVTVRCGDSIVLVAATASKKPREGMDYFPLTVDYVEKTFAAGKIPGGFFKREGRPTEREILTSRFIDRPIRPLFPEGFKNDTQVVATVLSADHDNETDVLAMIGASAALSLSPAPFMGPIAGVCVGRVDGKFVCNPTPEQMERSDIDLIVAANKDAVVMVEGGAKEISEKDLAQAIMFAHKEVQPVIKIQEELAKKCGVPKMKFEKPVVDKELQAKVEKFLKGKLENAVCIKTKMERYAAIDELHKELVEELVPEDDKDGTEDKVSAMFEEEKYKLVRHMIVVQKKRIDGRKWDEVRNITCQVGLLPRTHGSALFTRGETQALVVTTLGTADDRQIIDGIMEEYEKRFMLHYNFPPYSVGETKPLRSPGRREIGHGALAERALMQMLPPEESFPYTMRTVSEILESNGSSSMATVCGGTLSLMDAGVPIKNPVAGIAMGLIKEEGQFVILSDILGDEDHLGDMDFKVAGTKNGITSVQMDIKIAGITEEILSKALSQALEGRLHILGKMLEALPVPREDISKWAPRIMAHKISPDKIGALIGPGGKNIRGITEETGVKIDVDEDGMVHIATNDSEAALRALQMVKELTAVAEVGKYYKGHVVKIMDFGAFVEVLPGQDGLLHISQIDNKRVNRVEDVLQEGDEVVVKLLEIDPSSGKMRLSRKEAFGHENEVEK
- the rbfA gene encoding ribosome-binding factor A; the protein is MSRNLPYNRADRIAQQIYQVAASFIYEDTDDERLIGIQITRAAMTNDLSIARIYFYLDGGKDKQEAAKHALEAKRSGLKHKIGQELLLKIMPRIDFFLDEGVENAERIEEILKNLKSEV
- a CDS encoding 30S ribosomal protein S15 → MTLAKTKKNELITKFRIHDKDTGSAEVQVAVLTERINLLKDHFNAHKKDHSSRRGLLMMVGHRRRLLNYLRNDSVEKYQRIIGELGIRK